From a region of the Luteolibacter arcticus genome:
- a CDS encoding DUF433 domain-containing protein — translation MSEIVRDPETMGGIPVFRGTRVPVTTLFDYLKAGDSIAEFLDDFPTVTQEQVVSVLAEAESRCELVR, via the coding sequence ATGAGTGAAATCGTCCGCGACCCCGAAACCATGGGAGGCATCCCGGTCTTCCGGGGAACCCGCGTGCCGGTGACGACGCTCTTCGACTACCTCAAAGCCGGCGACTCGATCGCGGAGTTTCTCGATGACTTCCCGACTGTAACCCAGGAGCAGGTCGTCTCGGTCCTCGCCGAAGCCGAAAGCCGCTGTGAACTGGTCCGATGA
- a CDS encoding isoprenyl transferase, translating into MSESSIPRHIAIIMDGNGRWAKERGLPRREGHRAGAESVRECVEACKELGVQYLTLYAFSSENWNRPIAEVTALMALLERFLEEKAEELMKQNVRLRAIGHLDRLPARTRRKLDKAIDRTAGNTSLTLVLALSYGAREEIVEAARSLAIDAAAGKIDPAKIDIATFASRLYTADIPDPDLLVRTSGELRVSNFLLWQISYSEIVIFKKFWPDFHQADLFEAAQEYSRRHRRFGAL; encoded by the coding sequence ATGAGCGAGTCCTCCATCCCCCGCCACATCGCCATCATCATGGATGGCAATGGCCGCTGGGCAAAAGAACGCGGGCTACCCCGCCGCGAAGGACACCGCGCCGGCGCGGAGTCGGTCCGCGAATGCGTCGAAGCGTGCAAGGAACTGGGCGTCCAGTACCTCACGCTCTACGCGTTTTCCTCCGAGAACTGGAATCGCCCGATCGCCGAGGTCACGGCACTGATGGCGCTGTTAGAGCGATTCCTTGAAGAGAAGGCGGAGGAGCTGATGAAGCAGAACGTCCGCCTGCGGGCGATCGGCCACCTCGACCGTCTGCCGGCCCGCACCCGCCGCAAGCTCGACAAGGCCATCGACCGCACCGCGGGAAACACCTCGCTCACGCTGGTGCTCGCGCTTTCCTACGGTGCCCGCGAGGAGATCGTGGAAGCCGCCCGCTCGCTGGCCATCGATGCCGCGGCGGGAAAGATCGACCCCGCCAAGATCGACATCGCCACCTTCGCCTCACGCCTCTACACCGCCGATATCCCGGACCCGGACCTGCTGGTCCGAACCTCCGGCGAATTGCGCGTGTCGAATTTCCTGCTGTGGCAGATCAGCTACTCGGAGATCGTCATCTTCAAGAAATTCTGGCCGGACTTCCATCAGGCCGACCTCTTCGAGGCCGCTCAGGAGTACTCGCGCCGTCACCGGCGCTTCGGCGCACTTTGA
- a CDS encoding TA system VapC family ribonuclease toxin yields MSAQIDLPDVNVWVALTDTTHVHHRRAVGYWNSDRSSRLAFCSFTRAGMLRVMTNPKAMAGKPFDMPDAWRLYRDFADLPDIDFLADGPHTEVTMSRWCLGAGFPHRLWTDAWIAAIALENGYRVVSFDADFAKFPGLDFLHLQP; encoded by the coding sequence ATGAGCGCTCAGATCGACCTGCCGGACGTCAATGTCTGGGTCGCCTTGACCGACACGACTCATGTTCACCACCGCCGGGCGGTTGGCTACTGGAACTCGGACCGGTCGAGTCGACTTGCGTTTTGCAGCTTCACCCGCGCGGGCATGCTGCGCGTGATGACCAACCCGAAGGCCATGGCGGGCAAGCCTTTCGACATGCCCGACGCTTGGCGGCTATACCGGGACTTTGCCGATCTTCCCGATATCGATTTTCTCGCCGATGGACCCCATACCGAGGTCACGATGTCCCGGTGGTGCCTTGGTGCGGGATTTCCCCACCGCCTCTGGACCGACGCTTGGATCGCCGCCATCGCCCTTGAAAACGGCTACCGGGTCGTCTCCTTCGACGCAGATTTCGCGAAGTTCCCCGGCCTGGATTTCCTCCATCTCCAGCCCTGA
- a CDS encoding outer membrane protein assembly factor BamB family protein has product MKLPALLLTLAAAHAADTGWPAYLGDKSSSHHSMLSQITPENVAKLQVAWTHHAGGADPQNRSQLQCNPLIIDGVLYGTTPDFQLIALDAATGAERWRFDPAKEGLAKSGVNRGVVHWGSGDDARILYANARYLHAIDVRSGKRITGFGKNGSVDLKEGLGREGADLYLTANTPGVIYRELLIMGMRLGEGPGPAAPGPIRAYNVRTGELIWRFDTIPQPGEPGHETWPPDAHRRMGGANVWTGFALDEARGLVFCPTGSAAFDFWGGDRTGQNLYANCLLALNAETGKRVWHFQFVHHDLWDRDLPAPPNLLTITRGGKRIDAVAQVTKSGHVFVFERATGAPLFPITEKPVPPSDLAGESAWPTQPLPEKPAPFARQVFNKDLITDVSPESHRAILERFEKLKQHAPFVPPSEQGTIIFPGFDGGAEWGGAAVDPDGVLYVNANEMPWILTMVPAKGNAGATTGEALYNQLCAACHGIDRKGNAAQNVPTLADVAQRLKKPEVVALLQTGRNVMPAFAFLNETQRQQLADFLFGEVVNDPARKAEPGGDGSLATSPYTTTGYNRFLDPQGYPAVKPPWGTLHAIDLSTGDYRWSVPLGEYPELTAKGIPKTGTENYGGPVITAGGLVFIAASRDEQIRAFDRRTGQELWKAKLPAGGYATPATYSVRGKQYLVVACGGGKMGTKSGDAYVAFALPD; this is encoded by the coding sequence ATGAAGTTACCCGCCTTGCTCCTCACCCTCGCCGCCGCCCACGCCGCCGATACGGGATGGCCCGCCTACCTCGGGGACAAGTCGAGCAGCCACCACTCCATGCTTTCCCAGATCACCCCGGAAAACGTCGCCAAGCTTCAGGTCGCCTGGACCCATCACGCCGGTGGCGCCGATCCGCAGAACCGCTCCCAGCTCCAGTGCAATCCACTGATCATCGATGGCGTGCTCTACGGCACCACGCCCGACTTCCAGCTCATCGCGCTCGATGCCGCGACCGGCGCGGAGCGCTGGCGTTTCGATCCGGCCAAAGAGGGATTGGCCAAGAGTGGCGTCAACCGCGGCGTCGTCCATTGGGGGAGCGGCGACGATGCGCGGATTCTCTACGCGAACGCCCGCTACCTTCACGCCATCGACGTACGCAGCGGCAAGCGGATCACCGGCTTCGGGAAGAACGGAAGCGTCGATCTCAAGGAGGGCCTCGGCCGCGAAGGGGCCGATCTTTACCTCACGGCGAATACTCCCGGCGTGATTTACCGGGAGCTTTTGATCATGGGCATGCGCTTGGGTGAAGGCCCCGGGCCTGCCGCCCCCGGTCCGATCCGCGCCTACAACGTCCGCACCGGCGAACTCATCTGGCGCTTCGATACCATCCCGCAGCCCGGTGAGCCTGGCCACGAAACCTGGCCGCCCGATGCCCATCGCCGCATGGGCGGTGCGAACGTCTGGACGGGATTCGCGCTCGATGAAGCACGCGGGCTGGTATTTTGCCCGACTGGCTCGGCCGCCTTCGATTTCTGGGGTGGCGATCGCACCGGTCAGAATCTTTACGCCAACTGCCTGCTTGCGCTCAATGCCGAGACTGGCAAGCGCGTCTGGCATTTCCAATTCGTTCACCACGATCTATGGGACCGGGATCTGCCTGCACCGCCAAATCTTCTCACCATCACTCGCGGCGGGAAGCGCATCGATGCCGTCGCGCAGGTCACCAAGTCGGGGCACGTGTTCGTCTTCGAGCGTGCCACCGGAGCACCGCTGTTTCCGATCACCGAGAAGCCCGTGCCGCCCTCCGATCTCGCCGGCGAATCCGCGTGGCCGACCCAACCTCTGCCGGAGAAGCCTGCGCCGTTTGCGCGCCAGGTTTTTAACAAGGACCTCATCACCGACGTTTCGCCGGAGTCACATCGCGCCATTCTCGAACGCTTCGAGAAGCTCAAGCAACACGCTCCTTTTGTGCCGCCGAGCGAGCAGGGCACCATCATTTTCCCGGGCTTCGATGGTGGCGCCGAGTGGGGTGGGGCGGCGGTCGATCCCGATGGTGTCCTTTACGTCAACGCCAACGAGATGCCGTGGATCCTCACCATGGTCCCCGCGAAAGGAAACGCTGGCGCGACGACCGGCGAGGCGCTCTATAACCAGCTCTGTGCGGCCTGCCATGGCATCGATCGCAAGGGCAATGCCGCGCAGAACGTTCCGACACTGGCGGACGTGGCCCAGCGACTGAAGAAGCCGGAAGTGGTCGCCCTGCTCCAGACCGGCCGCAACGTGATGCCAGCCTTCGCTTTCCTGAACGAAACTCAGCGCCAGCAACTCGCGGACTTCCTCTTCGGCGAAGTAGTGAACGATCCCGCGCGCAAGGCTGAGCCCGGCGGCGACGGCAGCCTTGCTACCTCCCCCTACACCACCACTGGCTACAACCGCTTCCTCGACCCGCAGGGCTATCCCGCCGTAAAGCCTCCGTGGGGCACGCTTCACGCCATCGACCTGAGCACAGGCGACTACCGCTGGTCCGTGCCGCTCGGCGAGTATCCCGAACTCACCGCGAAGGGCATCCCGAAGACCGGCACGGAAAACTACGGTGGTCCCGTGATCACCGCCGGTGGTCTCGTCTTCATCGCCGCCAGCCGCGACGAGCAGATCCGTGCCTTCGACCGCCGCACCGGGCAGGAACTCTGGAAGGCCAAGCTGCCTGCCGGAGGCTATGCGACTCCCGCGACCTATTCAGTACGAGGAAAGCAGTACTTGGTCGTCGCCTGTGGCGGCGGCAAGATGGGCACCAAAAGTGGCGATGCCTACGTGGCCTTCGCGCTGCCGGATTGA
- a CDS encoding adenylosuccinate synthase: MNTIVTGLQWGDEGKGKIVDYLTETADVVVRGQGGNNAGHTVIAKGTKYILNLLPSGILWDGKINIIGNGVVVDPIGLVAEIARLEAQGVSITPDKLLISDRAHVVLPLHKELDAAREAALGDRKIGTTKRGIGPTYADKINRCGLRIADLLNEPYFREMVAHRTADANEVLSKFEGLETFDAAKQADEVLAAFARLKPHVTNTIPVLHSAWKSGKVILFEGAQGSLLDIDFGTYPFVTSSNTTSGGSCTGSGLPPNAIQQVIGVCKAYTTRVGSGPFPTVDEGLSEYLHGLGREFGVVSGRPRGCGWLDAVLLRHGCMVNGATGLAVTNVDGLDNYETLRICTGYDIDGTIHELPPADRHAWDRAVPVYEELPGWQQDTTACTDFIDLPANAKAYLKRLSELCDTPVKFIGVGPDRAQTLVV, encoded by the coding sequence ATGAACACCATCGTCACCGGTCTCCAGTGGGGAGACGAAGGAAAAGGCAAGATCGTCGATTACCTCACCGAGACCGCCGACGTGGTCGTTCGCGGCCAAGGCGGCAACAACGCCGGCCACACGGTCATCGCCAAGGGCACCAAGTATATCCTAAACCTGCTGCCCTCCGGCATCCTCTGGGACGGCAAGATCAACATCATCGGCAATGGTGTCGTCGTCGATCCCATCGGCCTCGTCGCGGAGATCGCGCGCCTGGAAGCCCAGGGCGTATCCATCACGCCGGACAAGCTGCTGATTTCCGATCGCGCCCACGTCGTGCTGCCGCTGCACAAGGAACTCGACGCCGCCCGCGAGGCCGCGCTCGGCGACCGCAAGATCGGCACCACCAAGCGCGGCATCGGCCCAACCTACGCCGACAAGATCAACCGCTGCGGCCTGCGCATCGCCGATCTACTGAATGAGCCTTATTTCCGCGAGATGGTCGCCCACCGCACCGCCGATGCGAACGAGGTGCTCTCGAAGTTCGAAGGTCTGGAAACCTTCGATGCCGCCAAGCAGGCGGATGAAGTGCTCGCCGCCTTTGCCCGCCTGAAGCCGCACGTGACCAACACCATCCCGGTGCTGCACTCCGCATGGAAGAGCGGCAAGGTCATCTTGTTCGAAGGCGCGCAGGGCTCCCTGCTCGACATCGACTTCGGCACCTATCCTTTCGTCACTTCGTCGAACACCACGTCGGGCGGCTCCTGCACCGGCAGCGGCCTGCCGCCGAATGCGATCCAGCAGGTCATCGGCGTTTGCAAGGCTTACACCACCCGCGTCGGCTCCGGTCCCTTCCCCACGGTGGACGAGGGTCTGTCCGAATACCTCCACGGCCTCGGCCGCGAATTCGGCGTGGTCTCCGGTCGTCCGCGCGGCTGCGGCTGGCTGGATGCCGTGCTGCTGCGCCACGGCTGCATGGTCAACGGCGCCACCGGCCTGGCCGTCACCAACGTGGACGGTCTCGACAACTACGAGACGCTACGGATCTGCACCGGCTACGACATCGACGGTACCATCCACGAACTCCCGCCGGCCGACCGCCACGCGTGGGATCGCGCCGTGCCCGTGTATGAGGAACTCCCCGGCTGGCAGCAGGACACCACCGCCTGCACCGACTTCATCGACCTGCCGGCAAACGCCAAGGCCTACCTCAAGCGCCTCAGCGAACTGTGCGACACGCCGGTGAAATTCATAGGCGTCGGCCCCGATCGTGCTCAGACACTGGTTGTCTGA
- the carA gene encoding glutamine-hydrolyzing carbamoyl-phosphate synthase small subunit produces MKAILALEDGRLFEGRAFGASGTTTGEICFNTSMTGYQEVITDPSYRGQIVAMTYPQIGNYGINPEDAESASPHVRGFVIGELSPVASNWRSRMTLPDYFSEHGVLGIEHVDTRALTKHLRSRGAMRACLTTQLSSEEAIATAQKSPAMEGMDYVQEVSTAEGYHWEADSRRFALPNASTGHLETYLELPPVKHRIVAFDFGIKWNILRRLRQAGFDVDVVNSRTSAEAVLSRNPDGIFLSNGPGDPAALGYIHEEIKKLIGKKPVFGICLGNQILGHVFGGKTYKLKFGHRGGNQPVKDLRSGRISITSQNHGFAVDPDSLPSNVEVTHLNLNDDTVEGIRHKDIPVFSVQYHPEAAPGPHDASYFFEEFAALIDTTK; encoded by the coding sequence ATGAAAGCCATTCTTGCCCTGGAAGACGGCCGCCTTTTCGAAGGCCGTGCCTTCGGTGCCTCCGGAACCACCACCGGGGAAATCTGCTTCAATACCTCGATGACCGGCTATCAGGAGGTCATCACCGATCCCTCGTATCGCGGCCAGATCGTCGCGATGACCTACCCGCAGATCGGCAACTACGGGATCAATCCGGAAGATGCCGAGTCGGCTTCCCCGCACGTCCGCGGCTTCGTGATCGGCGAACTTTCGCCCGTCGCCTCCAATTGGCGCTCGCGGATGACGCTTCCCGACTACTTTTCCGAGCACGGCGTGCTGGGCATCGAGCACGTCGATACCCGCGCCCTGACCAAGCACCTGCGCTCGCGCGGTGCCATGCGCGCCTGCCTGACCACCCAGCTTTCCTCCGAGGAAGCCATCGCCACCGCACAGAAGTCGCCGGCCATGGAAGGCATGGACTACGTGCAGGAAGTTTCGACCGCCGAGGGCTATCACTGGGAAGCCGACTCGCGCCGCTTCGCCCTGCCGAACGCGTCCACCGGGCACTTGGAGACCTACCTTGAGCTTCCTCCGGTCAAGCACCGCATCGTCGCCTTCGACTTCGGCATCAAGTGGAACATCCTCCGTCGTCTCCGCCAGGCCGGCTTCGATGTTGACGTGGTGAACTCCCGCACCTCCGCCGAAGCGGTTCTCTCGAGAAACCCGGATGGCATCTTCCTCTCGAACGGCCCCGGCGACCCGGCCGCGCTCGGCTACATCCACGAGGAGATCAAGAAGCTGATCGGCAAGAAGCCCGTCTTCGGCATCTGCCTCGGCAACCAGATCCTCGGCCACGTCTTCGGCGGCAAGACCTACAAGCTGAAGTTCGGCCATCGCGGCGGCAACCAGCCGGTCAAGGACCTGCGCAGCGGCCGCATCTCGATCACCTCGCAGAACCACGGCTTCGCCGTCGATCCCGACTCGCTGCCATCAAACGTGGAAGTGACCCACCTCAATCTGAACGACGACACCGTGGAGGGCATCCGCCACAAGGACATCCCGGTGTTCTCCGTGCAGTATCACCCCGAGGCCGCCCCCGGCCCGCACGATGCGAGCTACTTCTTCGAAGAATTCGCCGCGCTGATCGACACCACCAAGTAA